GCACGCAATCTGACAAGTTCTTCATTTACATCTGCTTTTTCTGCATACACTGATGCTTCTGCTATAATACGGTCTTGTAGATCCTCAGTGATATGATTTAGAGCACTTGTCATCCGTTCTTTGAATTTCGTTTGCATGATCAGATTCACATCAGGTGCTAACTGTTCCATTCTCAAAATGGTTTCCGTAAGTAACTCGATCTGGTGTAGAAGATCTTGTTTTAATTCATTTCCTTCACGCTCTTTTGTTTCGACAAGTGCGTCGACGCAAGATTGAACCGATGTTAAAATCATTGTCTTTCCCTCATCAAAGCTTTGAGATTCCTCTTCGACTCGCTTAATTAACTGATCCTGTAAAAGTAGTGTATGTAAGTCTAGTGTGCCTGTGACTTCTTTGCTGTGTGACTTAATGTCAGCTGCAACCTTCACATATTCATCTAGTAGCCCATAATCGATCTCTAACCTTTGTTTGAGTAAATTATTTTTTTCAATATGTACATAAAGATCAACTTTACCACGCTTAATAGACTTGTGAACATAGGAACGTATCTCTTCTTCGAGAGACATAAACATTTGAGGTATGCGAATCGAGCACTCAAAAAAGCGATGATTAACTACTTTAGCCTCTATTGTTACAGAGAATGAATTCTCTTTATTACTGCAACGTCCATACCCTGTCATACTTCGCATCATATCACATCCATACTTCCATTTTAACGGATTTTACGCGAAGCAACAAGTAGAAACTCGTTCTATGAATCATTCATGAGAAGACAAAAAAAGCAAACCCAAGGAATGGGTCTGCTTGATCAGTTATCTTTATGGTTTCTTTTCATTAGTTGAAAACCTCCGAGAAGTACAGTTGGAATCGCTGCCATGCCAAGGATGAGTAGCCATTCTCTGACATCAAGTGTCACTGTGTGGAACACAGGTTGTAATGGCGGGTAATAGATCACAGCCATCATCAGTAGAACTGAAATGAATACTGCTCCCACTAAGTAGCGATTTTCAAATGGATTCCGATGATACACGGAATATTCGCTACGGCAATCAAACACATGGATTAGCTGTGCCATCACAAGTGTAACAAAAGCGACCGTCTGTGCGCGTATTAATTCATCTGGATTAGCTTGAAGAGTGATCCAAAAAGCTGCTAATGTGACGACCCCTATCATAAATCCACGGCTAATAATCTTCCAAGTTAAGCCTCGTGCAAACACACCTTCACGTGGATTTCTTGGCGCCCTCTTCATCACATCGCCTTCTGCTTGGTCCATTCCAAGTGCCATAGCAGGCAAACCGTCTGTGACAAGATTAATCCAAAGTATTTGAATCGCAACGAGCGGTAGTGGCATTCCTAAGATCATAGCAAAGAGCATGACCAAAATTTCTCCTACATTCGATGCCAACATATAACGGATGAATTTTCGAATGTTTTCATAGATGTTTCGTCCCTCTTTAATCGCTGATTTTATCGTTGCAAAATTATCATCACTTAAAATAAGAGAGGAAGCTTCTTTAGCCACATCCGTACCGGTAATCCCCATTGCAATCCCTATATTCGCCGCTTTGATCGCAGGTGCATCATTCACACCATCCCCCGTCATGGCAACAATATGACCTCGCGCTTGTAAGGCTTTGACAATTTTCAACTTATCTTCTGGAGAGACTCTAGCATAGACATCAATCTCCTCAACACATTCTTCTAAATCAGCTACACTCATTTCCGATAACTCTCGCCCTTCAAGCACTTTTCCTCCGTTACGTAATATCCCTAACTGAGAAGCAATAGCTGATGCTGTCAACCGGTGATCCCCTGTGATCATAACGGTTTTAATACCTGCTTCCCGGCACTCTCTGATCGAGTCTTTCACCTCAGGCCTCGGAGGATCAATCATACCCTCTAATCCAAGAAACGTTAATTGACGCTCAGCTTCAAACGCTTGCCTACATTTTTCATTTGCTTTTAGGGGTCTAAAGGCAACTGCTATCGTTCGTAACGCTTGACCAGAAAGATTGGCAATAACTTCTTCAACCTCCCTACGGCGCTGCGAAGTAAATGCTTCATTTTGACCATCATAAAATATGTTTGTGCATTGAGACAAAATCACATCTGGCGCTCCTTTTGTGATGATAAAAGAACGTCCCTGTTTATCTTTCACGACAACACTCATCATTTTTCTAACCGAATCAAACGGAAATTCTATTAAACGCTCATACTGTTCTTGCAACCCGTTTGTGCTATATCCGGCTTTGATAGCTGCCACAACTAAGGCTCCTTCCGTCGGGTCACCGTCTAGCACATACTCTGTTTTCTCCTTACGTAGGATTCCTTCTTTTATTGTCCTTTCTTGCAACGTGGCATTGTTACAAAGAGTGCCATAACTTAATAACTGTTGCAAAGCCCTCTCCCTAGATGGTCTTATACTCTCCCCTTGATAATAAAAGGCTCCAACTGGGTCATATCCCAATCCCGACACACTCCATAACTTCCCACTAGACCAAACATTCGTGACGGTCATTTTATTTTGTGTTAATGTCCCCGTTTTATCTGAGCAAATAACAGACGCACATCCTAATGTTTCTACAGCTGGCAGTTTTCTCACGATCGCTTTTCGTTTAATCATCCGTTGAACGCCGAGGGCCAGGGCAACCGTCACAATGGCAGGTAATCCTTCCGGTATCGCGGCTACAGCAAGTGAGACCCCTGATAAGAACATCGTATAGACATCATGTCCTTGCCACACCCCAATCACAACGACGAGTGCGGTTAAGACAAGAGCAACAGCAATCAAGATCTTCCCGAGCTGCTCAAGTTTATGTTGAAGAGGGGTGACTAAAGACTCCGTTGATTGCAAAAGATGTGCAATTTTTCCCATCTCTGTTTTCATTCCTGTAGCTACTATGACACCAATCGCATTTCCTTGTGTAATCATCGTACCCATAAACGCCATATTCTCCTGATCACCTATTGACGCGTTTGCCGAATCAAGTGGAGACGCATGTTTATGTACAGGTACAGATTCACCAGTTAAAGACGATTCCTCGACACGTAAACCATTGGTTGAAACCAATCGAATATCGGCACCAATCCGATCGCCACTAGTAAGTTTCACTACATCTCCAGGAACAACTTGAGTCGATAACACCTTTTGCCAGACTTCATTTCGATATACGGTCATTTGTGGTGAAGACAATTCTTTTAGAGCATCAAGTGACTTCTCAGCTTTCCTCTCTTGAACAAACCCCAAGATTCCGTTAAGTAAGATAATAAACATAATCGTCACTGCATCAATGTACTCACCTAGTAATCCTGATATAAGCGTTGCAGCGAGTAATACTAGTACCATAAAATCCTTAAACTGATTAAGAAAAACAAAAAACGCTGGTGTCCGCTTGCCATCATCTAACTTATTTTGACCATACACACGTAATCGTTTTTGCACTTCTTTGTCTGAAAGACCGCTTTCTACCTTGGTATTTACTGACCGTTCCACTTCTTCTGTGTTCATTCTTAACCACTGCATGCCCTCACCTCACAATTCGTCCATTCACTTAGCTATCGTTATTTTAACTACCTGCAAATAGCTATTTATACAAGCCATCATATTCAGTGA
Above is a genomic segment from Bacillus sp. FJAT-45037 containing:
- a CDS encoding YicC/YloC family endoribonuclease, with amino-acid sequence MRSMTGYGRCSNKENSFSVTIEAKVVNHRFFECSIRIPQMFMSLEEEIRSYVHKSIKRGKVDLYVHIEKNNLLKQRLEIDYGLLDEYVKVAADIKSHSKEVTGTLDLHTLLLQDQLIKRVEEESQSFDEGKTMILTSVQSCVDALVETKEREGNELKQDLLHQIELLTETILRMEQLAPDVNLIMQTKFKERMTSALNHITEDLQDRIIAEASVYAEKADVNEELVRLRAHLVHFREICESEPFPIGRKLDFLVQEMNREVNTIGAKVNDALVRQLVVTCKSYIEKMKEQVQNIE
- a CDS encoding calcium-translocating P-type ATPase, SERCA-type translates to MQWLRMNTEEVERSVNTKVESGLSDKEVQKRLRVYGQNKLDDGKRTPAFFVFLNQFKDFMVLVLLAATLISGLLGEYIDAVTIMFIILLNGILGFVQERKAEKSLDALKELSSPQMTVYRNEVWQKVLSTQVVPGDVVKLTSGDRIGADIRLVSTNGLRVEESSLTGESVPVHKHASPLDSANASIGDQENMAFMGTMITQGNAIGVIVATGMKTEMGKIAHLLQSTESLVTPLQHKLEQLGKILIAVALVLTALVVVIGVWQGHDVYTMFLSGVSLAVAAIPEGLPAIVTVALALGVQRMIKRKAIVRKLPAVETLGCASVICSDKTGTLTQNKMTVTNVWSSGKLWSVSGLGYDPVGAFYYQGESIRPSRERALQQLLSYGTLCNNATLQERTIKEGILRKEKTEYVLDGDPTEGALVVAAIKAGYSTNGLQEQYERLIEFPFDSVRKMMSVVVKDKQGRSFIITKGAPDVILSQCTNIFYDGQNEAFTSQRRREVEEVIANLSGQALRTIAVAFRPLKANEKCRQAFEAERQLTFLGLEGMIDPPRPEVKDSIRECREAGIKTVMITGDHRLTASAIASQLGILRNGGKVLEGRELSEMSVADLEECVEEIDVYARVSPEDKLKIVKALQARGHIVAMTGDGVNDAPAIKAANIGIAMGITGTDVAKEASSLILSDDNFATIKSAIKEGRNIYENIRKFIRYMLASNVGEILVMLFAMILGMPLPLVAIQILWINLVTDGLPAMALGMDQAEGDVMKRAPRNPREGVFARGLTWKIISRGFMIGVVTLAAFWITLQANPDELIRAQTVAFVTLVMAQLIHVFDCRSEYSVYHRNPFENRYLVGAVFISVLLMMAVIYYPPLQPVFHTVTLDVREWLLILGMAAIPTVLLGGFQLMKRNHKDN